One Desulfohalobium retbaense DSM 5692 DNA segment encodes these proteins:
- a CDS encoding integrase core domain-containing protein encodes MRRVCRVWRIPRSTVYHRLQQSKQCSSRPRGPKAFYSDAELVAHIKDLLEQSPFHGEGYRKIWARLRLQDIRTSPRRVLRVMRENNLLVFQNTSIHPGPKAHDGTITQESSHVMWGTDMTKAYTIRDGWVSVFGAVDHFSAACMGLHAAKPGTRFEAVEPVRQGVREAFGAIEQHMAQGITMRHDCGSQYLSKVFQDELRFLGFTISPAFVRSPQCNGCIERFFRTLKENLLWVRSFQDIEELSQALQEFKEQYNTQWLIGRHGYQTPYQVLASHRPQQGLAA; translated from the coding sequence ATGCGCCGAGTCTGCAGGGTATGGAGAATACCCCGCTCTACTGTCTATCATAGGTTGCAGCAAAGCAAGCAGTGCTCATCACGTCCCCGCGGCCCCAAGGCTTTTTATTCCGATGCTGAGCTAGTTGCCCATATTAAGGATCTTCTCGAACAATCCCCTTTTCACGGGGAGGGGTATCGAAAAATCTGGGCCCGCCTCCGGTTGCAGGATATACGCACCTCCCCGCGCCGTGTGTTGAGGGTGATGCGAGAAAATAACCTGCTGGTTTTCCAAAATACCAGCATACATCCTGGACCCAAGGCGCACGATGGAACGATTACCCAAGAAAGCAGTCATGTTATGTGGGGAACAGACATGACCAAGGCGTACACCATCCGTGATGGGTGGGTGTCTGTTTTCGGTGCTGTAGACCATTTCTCAGCAGCTTGCATGGGCCTGCATGCAGCAAAGCCAGGGACTCGTTTCGAAGCGGTTGAGCCAGTGCGTCAGGGCGTTCGTGAGGCCTTTGGCGCTATCGAACAACACATGGCGCAGGGAATTACGATGCGGCATGATTGTGGGTCGCAATACCTCTCCAAGGTCTTCCAGGATGAGTTGCGATTTCTTGGGTTCACCATATCCCCGGCGTTCGTACGTTCACCGCAATGCAATGGTTGCATTGAACGCTTTTTCCGGACCCTCAAGGAAAATCTGCTTTGGGTGCGGTCCTTTCAGGATATAGAGGAACTCAGCCAAGCGCTTCAGGAGTTCAAAGAGCAGTACAACACGCAATGGCTTATTGGCAGGCACGGCTACCAGACGCCCTACCAGGTATTAGCAAGCCACAGGCCTCAACAAGGTTTAGCAGCCTGA
- the dcm gene encoding DNA (cytosine-5-)-methyltransferase: MNIAGNQLRETRLELGLSQARLAELTGISQHLLSAYELEKSTLAPDLIQKLASTLQDKEQIRNITGRKKRYRNHEYKFTPKQSGRSSRASRTNGNESFINALSIIEKKHANPKGEALNAISLFSGCGGFSLGFSAAGFNVRGFLELDPGLRKIYRLNFPNSFEMGGDITQIQDAKIKNYKSLIGDIDVIIGGPPCQGFSLSGKRDVNDPRNTLFKHYLRFVDAFRPKIAIMENVRLLSSMKNSEGNLVKCDIESDFHNHGYNVQSFEINAKDYGVPQHRERIIFVAVRNDLSIKSSIPDPKFGYVEDLLSNKIPYRTFGDACSDLEFLESGEKGSDVFHAAVRHPSHVIEWLWDVPEGKSAHDNEDPKLRPPSGYNTTYKRQIWDEPASTVQTTFGMISGCRNVHPIATRSLTIREAARIQSFPDSFKLVGRLGIIRTGIGNAVPPLLAYELGEHFKEFLNFVEVPSL, translated from the coding sequence ATGAATATTGCCGGCAACCAACTTCGCGAAACAAGACTAGAGCTAGGCCTTTCCCAAGCAAGGCTGGCTGAGTTAACGGGTATTTCGCAGCACTTACTGTCTGCTTACGAGCTTGAGAAGTCTACCCTGGCACCCGATCTCATTCAAAAGTTGGCTTCTACCCTTCAGGATAAAGAGCAGATCCGAAATATTACTGGCCGTAAAAAGCGCTATAGAAACCACGAATACAAGTTCACGCCAAAACAGTCAGGCAGATCATCAAGGGCCAGCCGGACGAATGGAAATGAGTCGTTTATTAACGCGCTCTCCATTATAGAAAAGAAACATGCTAATCCGAAAGGAGAAGCTTTAAATGCTATCAGCCTATTTTCAGGATGTGGTGGATTTAGCCTTGGCTTTTCTGCTGCGGGATTTAATGTGCGCGGGTTTCTCGAATTAGATCCAGGCCTACGAAAAATATATCGTTTAAATTTTCCAAATAGCTTTGAAATGGGTGGCGATATTACGCAAATCCAAGACGCCAAAATTAAAAACTACAAGTCATTGATTGGAGATATTGACGTAATTATTGGCGGCCCACCGTGCCAAGGATTTAGCTTATCTGGTAAACGGGATGTTAATGACCCTAGAAATACACTTTTCAAGCATTATTTACGGTTTGTAGACGCATTTAGGCCAAAAATTGCAATAATGGAAAATGTTCGCCTCTTATCCTCTATGAAAAACTCCGAAGGAAATTTGGTTAAATGCGATATTGAAAGTGACTTCCACAATCATGGCTATAATGTACAAAGCTTCGAAATAAACGCCAAAGATTATGGTGTCCCTCAGCATAGAGAGAGAATTATATTTGTCGCAGTACGAAATGACTTATCAATAAAATCTTCAATTCCTGATCCAAAATTTGGATACGTTGAAGATTTACTTAGCAATAAAATCCCATACAGAACATTTGGTGATGCCTGCTCTGATTTAGAGTTTTTAGAGTCAGGAGAAAAGGGTAGCGACGTATTTCATGCGGCAGTCAGACATCCTTCACATGTAATTGAATGGTTATGGGATGTGCCGGAAGGAAAAAGCGCCCATGATAATGAAGACCCAAAACTTCGTCCACCCTCCGGCTACAATACAACCTACAAGCGCCAAATATGGGATGAGCCAGCGTCTACGGTTCAAACCACTTTTGGGATGATATCTGGCTGCCGTAATGTACACCCCATTGCCACACGCTCTTTGACAATTAGAGAGGCTGCACGTATTCAGTCATTTCCAGACTCTTTTAAACTAGTTGGGAGATTGGGAATTATACGAACTGGAATTGGTAATGCTGTGCCTCCACTTCTAGCATACGAGCTTGGCGAACACTTTAAGGAATTCCTAAATTTTGTAGAAGTACCCAGCCTCTAG
- a CDS encoding DUF4852 domain-containing protein, whose protein sequence is MKKIFSLALLCALVCSTSAMAHDLNWDNLMMAAVKMQPHFDYEANVDSYMKIYRSDVWDRYKNDEFEIQDKRNETIKMMKDRFSSFSLDEEFTIYTSLKFGSYDFDKQVFPLNSFSANSYLVERRYNNWSFPKAYKVFFINPEKIGDINMEKDKAKNFLKKRKSSYGNVDRNVNAKIKFSVTDLKNGRNELEAKLEHVTIYSDDQMSKVIQKF, encoded by the coding sequence ATGAAAAAGATTTTTTCTCTTGCTTTGCTTTGTGCACTAGTTTGTTCTACCAGTGCTATGGCTCATGATTTAAACTGGGACAATCTTATGATGGCGGCAGTAAAAATGCAGCCTCATTTTGATTATGAGGCAAATGTAGATTCATACATGAAGATTTATAGGTCAGATGTATGGGATAGATATAAAAATGATGAGTTTGAGATACAAGACAAACGAAATGAAACAATTAAAATGATGAAGGATAGGTTTTCTTCTTTTTCTTTAGATGAAGAATTCACTATTTACACATCATTAAAATTTGGTAGTTATGATTTTGATAAACAGGTGTTCCCACTTAATTCATTTTCAGCTAATTCCTATCTCGTAGAAAGAAGATACAACAATTGGTCTTTTCCTAAGGCATATAAAGTATTCTTCATTAATCCAGAGAAGATTGGTGATATTAACATGGAAAAGGACAAAGCTAAGAATTTTTTGAAAAAAAGAAAAAGTAGTTACGGCAATGTTGACAGAAATGTCAATGCGAAGATAAAGTTTAGTGTCACAGATCTTAAAAATGGACGCAATGAATTAGAGGCTAAATTAGAGCATGTAACCATTTACAGTGATGATCAAATGTCAAAGGTTATTCAAAAATTTTAA
- a CDS encoding helix-turn-helix domain-containing protein, giving the protein MSSRTSNYDPMMKPLEELGQEIKSRRKQLGLSQEKLADKCGFDRTYISMVERGKRNPSLLNLLKIAKGLEASVSELTEVINGANSE; this is encoded by the coding sequence ATGTCTTCAAGGACTTCAAATTACGACCCAATGATGAAGCCTTTAGAAGAGTTGGGTCAAGAAATAAAATCTCGCAGAAAGCAACTTGGCCTATCCCAAGAAAAGCTTGCTGATAAGTGCGGATTTGACCGTACCTATATCAGTATGGTGGAGCGTGGCAAGCGAAATCCCTCGCTTCTCAACTTGTTAAAAATAGCTAAAGGGCTAGAGGCTTCGGTTTCAGAACTAACCGAGGTGATCAATGGCGCTAACTCCGAGTGA
- a CDS encoding thermonuclease family protein, whose protein sequence is MRRFTANARIALARYVLVWIIVLLSPGLVFSWTGKAVHIKDGDTIVVLRDHSEVDVRLYGIDCPEKRQDFGTRAKRFTAKMVGMQRVEVQEMDVDRYGRVVGLVALAGSGESLNAALLYNGLAWVYHKYCGQDFCGRWITLERKAKLAKRGMWGQPNPIPPWEWRHGGRSGSQSRSEAGGDKDCSDFSTQGQAQRFFEAHQPGDPHRLDGDGDGQVCEGLP, encoded by the coding sequence ATGAGGCGCTTTACGGCTAATGCCCGGATTGCCTTGGCAAGATATGTCCTTGTCTGGATTATTGTTCTTCTCTCCCCGGGCCTGGTTTTTTCCTGGACAGGTAAGGCGGTCCATATCAAAGACGGCGATACGATCGTGGTCTTACGAGACCATTCTGAGGTCGACGTGCGCCTGTATGGTATCGATTGTCCGGAAAAGCGTCAGGATTTTGGAACCAGAGCCAAGCGGTTTACTGCTAAGATGGTCGGTATGCAGCGCGTGGAAGTCCAAGAAATGGATGTTGACCGCTACGGTCGCGTGGTCGGCCTTGTCGCCTTGGCCGGTTCAGGGGAAAGTCTAAATGCGGCATTGCTCTATAATGGCCTAGCCTGGGTTTATCACAAGTATTGCGGACAAGATTTTTGTGGCCGCTGGATCACCTTGGAACGAAAGGCGAAGCTCGCCAAACGGGGGATGTGGGGGCAACCAAATCCGATCCCCCCTTGGGAATGGCGGCATGGTGGCCGCTCTGGCAGCCAGAGTAGAAGCGAGGCTGGTGGCGACAAGGATTGTAGCGATTTTTCGACCCAAGGCCAGGCGCAGCGGTTCTTTGAGGCCCATCAACCCGGCGACCCCCATCGCTTGGACGGAGATGGGGATGGGCAGGTGTGCGAAGGGCTGCCATAA
- a CDS encoding helix-turn-helix domain-containing protein: MSQRSDQETGSCPGAAAPGQQQKNQKPQRISAKMKTRVVQRVMRGESLELLAREFGTSVAKVSQWRDEFIQAGEEAMKKDRGSDEKDRKIANLEQKLGETTMDYELLQDKVRRLEQKRPLARRKSKK, translated from the coding sequence ATGTCGCAACGGTCTGATCAGGAAACCGGTAGCTGCCCGGGGGCCGCGGCCCCCGGGCAGCAGCAAAAAAACCAAAAGCCTCAGCGTATCTCCGCCAAAATGAAGACCAGGGTCGTACAACGGGTAATGCGAGGTGAAAGCCTGGAGCTTTTGGCCCGAGAATTCGGCACCTCTGTCGCCAAGGTCTCGCAGTGGCGAGATGAATTTATCCAGGCTGGCGAAGAGGCTATGAAAAAAGATCGCGGTTCGGATGAAAAAGACCGCAAAATCGCAAACTTGGAGCAGAAGCTGGGTGAAACCACCATGGACTACGAGCTTCTGCAGGACAAGGTCAGGCGCCTGGAGCAAAAGCGCCCTTTGGCCCGGAGGAAGTCGAAGAAATGA